In Juglans microcarpa x Juglans regia isolate MS1-56 chromosome 7D, Jm3101_v1.0, whole genome shotgun sequence, the following are encoded in one genomic region:
- the LOC121238960 gene encoding peroxidase P7-like — MAVFYSFVLCFILVIVIPTSAGLSPESFYTAECPRALSTIKSVVKKAIDREPRMGASLLRMHFHDCFVNGCDGSVLLDDTANFTGEKTAFPNLNSLRGFEVVDEIKDAVNRACPRNIVSCADILAVAARDSVAILGGTSFSYNVSLGRKDAKTASWEDANTNLPPPVFNLSQLLSNFQSHGLDLKDLVALSGGHSIGLARCITFRGRIYNDTDIDPTFASSLQKGCPLSGGDNNTAPLDATPKLLDNVYFKSLLESKGLFHSDQELFKNITGSESDNLVKHYSTNPSDFAEDFRASMIKMSNMKPLTGDEGEIRLNCRKVN; from the exons ATGGCTGTTTTTTACTCTTTTGTACTGTGTTTTATACTTGTCATTGTGATCCCAACGTCTGCAGGTCTGAGTCCCGAGTCTTTCTATACGGCAGAATGCCCTCGGGCATTGTCTACAATCAAATCGGTTGTCAAGAAGGCTATTGATCGAGAGCCACGCATGGGCGCATCACTGCTACGCATGCATTTCCACGACTGCTTTGTTAAT GGTTGCGATGGATCAGTTCTGCTAGATGACACCGCCAACTTTACAGGGGAGAAGACAGCATTTCCGAATCTCAACTCACTTAGGGGTTTTGAGGTGGTCGATGAAATAAAAGATGCTGTCAACAGAGCTTGCCCTCGCAATATAGTATCTTGTGCAGACATCTTGGCTGTTGCAGCTCGTGACTCTGTCGCAATC TTGGGAGGTACTTCATTTTCCTACAATGTATCATTAGGGAGAAAGGATGCAAAAACTGCAAGCTGGGAAGACGCAAATACCAATCTTCCTCCCCCAGTTTTTAACCTTTCTCAACTTCTCTCCAACTTCCAATCTCATGGACTAGACTTGAAAGACCTCGTTGCACTCTCAGGAGGCCACAGCATTGGACTCGCTCGGTGCATCACCTTCCGGGGAAGGATTTATAATGACACCGACATTGACCCCACTTTTGCATCCTCCTTACAGAAAGGGTGCCCCTTAAGTGGAGGAGATAACAACACAGCTCCACTCGATGCAACTCCAAAACTATTGGACAATGTGTACTTCAAGTCTTTGCTGGAATCGAAGGGTCTCTTCCACTCTGATcaggagctcttcaagaatattactGGCAGTGAAAGTGATAATCTGGTCAAGCACTACAGTACAAACCCATCTGATTTTGCCGAAGACTTTCGTGCTTCCATGATCAAGATGAGTAATATGAAACCTCTCACTGGTGATGAAGGAGAGATTAGGCTGAATTGCAGGAAAGTCAACTAG